The genomic interval CCATATTTGGTAAGACCGCACGTCCAGCATCCGTCATTAGATTTAATCGTTCCAAACGCCGTACACGTTCCTTATTTAACTCTGTCCAGTTACTCTTTTTACTGCGAGGTGATAAACGTTGTACTGTTTGTGTATCAGACAATTTCTTCTTCGTACTATCAACCCAGCCGAAACATAAAGCTGCTTCAACAGCATCTAAATACTGTAATTTATTTGGTTCTGGCTTAATACTAACCGTTACCCAACAGACCTTTTCAGTTTTATAATTCTGGGCTAGCCACGTCAGTAGTTCGGCTTGCGTTGTGACCTCAAGTAAGTCTTCAATCTCCATCATAATCTCCCAAATATGCTTTCCTGCATAAAATCTTGTGTAATAAAAAGACCCCTATCACCTATTCATGGGATAGAGGTCTTCTTAGTCGTTATTTCTTGCCTGATATGTACCTGGTGGGGTTCGAACCCACAATCGCTCGGGTAGAAACCGAGTGCATTATCCAGTTATGCTACAGGTACGCCGTAAAAGGCAATGTAAACACTGCCTTATTATTGTAGCTTGATTTTATATGCGATACAAGCTAATCATTAGCCATTTGTAACGTTTTCTGCACTTGTTCATCCAACGCTTCAGGCGACAATTGTAATTCAACTAAGCCCAACTTTAAAAATGAACGCCATGCATGTGAAAAGTCACTCTGACGCTTTTGATGGTAACTGTTTAGCAACATCGTTTTAATACCCATAAATTGGTGCGCTAATTGACGTTGCGGGAAACGTGAAAATTTTGCCAAGTCTTCATCTTCCATGACCATTAAATGCGTCCACTGCATTAAGTTTGATGCTTGTAGGAATAATACAAAGGCATGGGCATAGGCCGCCAAAACCGCCGCTTCATCCTGTTCTTCGTGCATTTCCATCGGCACAGTTGGTTGTGTGACATGAGCTACCTGCATCAATTCACTTAGCGCAATATCTAGGTTTAGATAGACATTCAATGGTACATCGTCACGCTTAACCGGTGTTGCCCATTCATAGCTCATATCAGCATGCACCGCACGGGCAGTACGTAAATATCCAGCAAAATCTAACATGTCATTAACCCTTCTTAGGTTCAAGCACTTCAACTTGAACAGTCGGTGCAACAGCTGATGTTTCAGTTACGACACTTGGATTTTGCTTAGCTAGGAACAATGCATTGATATCATGACCCAAGCCAGTTTGGTTTTCAAACAAATTAACATCGTATGCTAGCTCAAAGTCAGCACGTTGTCCCATGTACCAGTTAGCCAAAAAGTCATGTGCTAACAATAGGTCCATGATTGAAACTTGGCTTTGCTTATCCAATACTTGGACAGCCCACAAATGATCATCATTTGGTTGGAATAGTCGTAGTTCAACATCATTTTCCAAAACCATTACCGCTTCATCACCAACACGTTGTAGGATGTATGGTGTTTGTGCTGATTGCACAAACAAGTTATCCAACACAGCAGCTGTATTTTCAGTTTGCATGATACCGTAAACGTATTCGTTAGCTGTTTCTAAGACGTTATAGTCGACTACATATCCCAAGACTTCTTCCATGTAACGTGCCCAGTCTAAGAACATCTTCGTAAAGACCGCACGATTTTTACTATCGGCTAACTTACCAATTAATAAGTCTGCCAATGTGTGCGCATTAAACTTAATTTCACGACGTTCTAGTGACCAGTAGAATAGACGCAGACCTGTCGCGACTTCAACAAACGCGGCACCCCCTTCAGTCCCCTTGTTAGGCACAAAGGCGAATGCAGCGGTTGAACCAAAGCCAGTAAATGACATATGCATTTCTTCATGTGCTTCTGGCAAAATCATGTCGTAGGCATCGATACCAGTCAATGACATAAAGCGGCTCAATGCCACTAGATACCAATCTGCAAATGAGTATTGGCGTGGTACTGTAACCCACACAGTTTCCAAAGAAGTTTGGGTTAAGAACTCTGCCAATGTCTGTAGTTCTTCAGGTTGATGCTTTACCGTCAAATCACGCGCAGCAGTATTGTAGTGATTGATCAACGCCAAGTCTGCATCAATGTGATTTTCGTATTGCATTAAACGTTCTTGTAGACGATCACTCATGATTACTTACCTCCTTCTACACGCAAAGCGTTTAGATAGTCCGCATACAAAGTACTTACAGCGGTTTCGAAGTCCGTAAATGAGCCAAATGTTTCGTTAATAGCGCGTTGTTCATACAACAGGATTGTATCTTCCTTTGAGTATTCCAAAATCTTGGCATTGTTTTCAGCAATGACGGCTGGTACTTCATCAGCCTTAGCATCCAATGCATCCAACTTAGCTAATTCTTCTTGTACTTCTTCACGTTCTTCTGAATTTCCACGACCTAAGAAGAAGCCATTCTTATCACCCAATTCCGCAAGCTTATTTTCTAACTCACGACGTTGTGCATTGCGTTCTTCTTGACCATCCAACAATTGTTGGTGAATTTCATTCGTCTTAGTTGTTTCTTCAATCGCAGCGGCGTGGTAACGTTCATCGTTCTTAGCCATTTCTACGGCACGACTTAGCATGCTGTAGGCTTGATCGTCAAAAATAAATGACACAGATAGCGGATCTAGAATTCCAAAGCGGCGACGTCCCCACCAATTACCAAAGTACAATTCAAACACACCTAGATGCGTTTCTTCGTAGTAAAAGAATGGGAACTTTTCTGACAAGTACGCAATTAACTTAGTTGCCAAGTAGTGTCCCATATCGTGGTGCATGTTGTTAACTAGCAAAGGCAAGTCAGTATCTGTTTCTTCAAGTTCAACACCGTTTAGTTCTAATTGGAAACGACGTTGGTCTAGCAGTTCATAGACATTCAAGTCTTGTTCTGCGTTAATCGCTGCTTGTACAGCTTGAATATAATTAATTTTTGTATCAAACTTTTCGTTGATGATAGCGTCGTTGTTAGCTACCTCAGACGTTAGGTATGGGATCTTTTCCATGTTCATTCCCTCCTTCACAAGGGGTGTATTATATTTGTAATATACTCCTTCTATCATAGCAGAAAATTAAAAAACAGGCTTATATTTATAATTAATGGTTCCGCAATTTTTTAAAGCCGTTACACAAAACACTTGCACTAGTGCGAATAGTCTCTGCTTATTAGCTTTACATCGCATCCCACATTAACTTGGTATCTGTAATTTGTGTAAATGATGCCACCTTATCATCTGCATTAATTTCGTACAAATGGACAAATGGGGCGCTAAATGCCTTACCAGTTTGACGATTAATCCCTGAATACTCACCATAAACAAAAACAGTATTCCCATTCACAGCATATACATCATCTATCGCTTTAAAGTCGGCCCAATCTGCATTTAAACGGGCGTGCACATTTTCAACCACAGCATCTGGGCCAATAAATTCTCCGGCATATGGGGCACCAGTTGCTTCACGCCAAACAATATCGTTTGCCAAAGCTGCTTTAAACTCTGCAATCTTACCTTGTGCCATCAATTTATACGTATTTGCCACAATTTCTTGATAGTTATTCATGTCAGTTCCTCTTGATTTCTTGTTCATTAGTGCCGGCGTGCTCTACTTATTATTTATAAGTATAGACTAAAATTACCACATTACCACTTTGTAAATTTTATACATAAAGAAAAACAGCGCATTTGCTCTTATATCAAGCAATGCGCTGTTTATTTACTTTTTATAGTGATGCATGCACTAATTTTAGTATTGATCCAAGTACGTATCTAGTTCCCATTGTGATACGGCTTGACGGAATGCCTTGTATTCCAGACGCTTAGCATCTGCGAAAGTACGTGCCATGTAAGGTCCGATGGCATCTAGCATGATATCATCCCCTTCAAAGCTGTTTACGGCATCCAACAATGTGTCAGGCAGGTCAGTGATTCCAGCCTTACGACGTTCTGATTCATCCATTAGGTAGATGTTTTGATCAACTGAATCACGTGGTTCGATATCACGACGAACTCCATCCAATCCAGCACCCAATACTGCAGCAAAGGCCAAGTATGGGTTAGCCGTTGGGTCAACTGTACGTAATTCTAGACGTGTTGATTGTCCACGAGATGCTGGAACACGTACCATTGGTGAGCGGTTTGATCCAGACCAGGCAACGTAAACTGGCGCTTCAAATCCAGGTGTCAAACGCTTGTATGAGTTGACTGTTGGGTTTGTAATCGCTGTGTAGTTGGCCGCGTGTTCTAGCAAACCACCCAAGAATGAGTATGCTGTGTGTGATAGACGGTCTGCACCTGCCTCATCAAAGAAGACGTTCTTGCCATCCTTCAACAATGACATGTTAACGTGCATTCCGTTACCGTTAATACCCGCAACGGGCTTTGGCATGAATGTTGCGTACAAACCATGCTTACGCGCAATCGTCTTAACAATCAGCTTGAATGTTTGAATGTTGTCCGCTGCGTCTAAAGCGTCCGCATACTTGAAATCAACTTCGTGTTGTCCTGGCGCCACTTCGTGGTGCGCTGCTTCAACTTCAAAGCCCATCTTTTCCATTTCCAACACAATTTCACGACGTGTGTCTTCACCCATGTCCAATGGCGCAAGGTCAAAGTATCCACCCTTGTCGTTTAGTTGTGTTGTTGGATTTCCAAATTCATCTAACTTGAACAAGAAGAATTCTGGTTCTGTTCCCAAGTTAAAGTCATCAAAGCCAGCTTCATTCATTTCACGTAGGACACGCTTCAAGTTATTACGTGGATCTCCAGCAAATGGTTCACCGTCAACTGTGTAGATATCACAGATCAAACGTCCAACCTTACCACCACGGCTATCTGTTGCCCATGGGAAAATCAAAAATGTAGACAAATCAGGATATAGGTACATATCTGATTCTTCAATACGCACAAATCCGTCAATTGAAGAACCGTCAAACATCATCTTGTTATCTAGAACTTTTTCTAATTGCGAAACAGGTACTTCAACGTTCTTGATTGTTCCAAAAACGTCAGAAAATTGCAGACGTAGGAATTCTACATTTTCAGTTTTAATAATTTCGCGGATGTCATCTTTTGTGTAATTCTTACGTACCATTATTTCTCCCCTTTTTACTACATGCATCAATAGTTATTATCTAAAATTGCTTACGATCTGAAAAACGTCCAATTGACAACATTTCATCCGCCAAGAATCGACGAAGATCTTGGTCAGACTTTTGCGTCTCTTTTTGCTTTTGCTTGTGCTCAACGGCGCGAATTTCTGCAATGCTATATCCTGCATCCATATAATCCACAATTTCAATTAAACGATCAATGTCATCTAACGAATAACGTCGTTGCTTCCCTGCACCACGTGAAGGCTCAATCAGAGCTTGTTGATCATAGTATCGAATCTGTCGATCTGATAATCCGGTCAATTCACGTACAGCACTAATCGTTAAGACCGCTAGGTCTCGTCGTAATGTTCGTTCACTCATATGCCTACCTCCCTATACCTAAGTATTCTAGCATTAAATGAAACATGAACAAGAGAGAATGTCATGTATTATGACATGAAAGAATGTACATCATCTAGTATAACGTTTAATGTGTCAGGTTTTTGCACTAAGTCCGCCCAATGGATATCTGTAAATTGGTTATTGAACCAAGTTAATTGACGTTTTGCGTAACGGCGTGAGGCCATTTTCAATTCCTCACTCGCTTGTTCTAACGTAGCGTGACCTTCGTAATATGGGAATAACTCTTTATAACCAATCGCTTTACGCGCAGTCGCATCTTCTGACAAAGCATGTACCAACGCCACTTCATCCATCAAGCCTTCTGCTAACATCATATCGACACGTAAATTAATACGTTCGTATAACTTCGCACGATCAGTATTCAAACCAATAATATAAGCATCATATTGACGCTTAGGTTCTGGTTGTAAGCTAGAGAAAGGTTGTTGCATTTGTTGGCTAATCAATAACGCTCGCTTCAATCGACGAATCTGGCCTGGCAAGATTCGTTCTGCACTGATCGGATCTACAGCACGCAAGGCATCGCGTAGTCCTTCCTCACCATATTCTTGCACATGCGCATCCCAATAATCTTCAAAGGCTTGGTCTGGCTGTTCTTCAATCACAGACAATGGCCGATCACCTAACAAAGCTTGCACATAAAAGCCAGTTCCACCAACTAAAATTGGTGTCTTACCTCGACTAGCAATGTCAGAAATAGCGGCTTGTGCCATCTCCACAAATTTTGCCGCTGAATAATGTTCTTCTGGGTCTGCAACATCAATTAAATGGTGTGGTGCTTGCGCTTGTTCTTCCGAGGTTGCCTTAGCGGTCCCAATACTTAACTCACGGTAAATTTGCATTGAGTCGCCTGAAATAATTTCACCATCAATCGCGTTGGCAATTTCTAATGATAGCTTTGTCTTCCCAACCGCAGTTGGTCCAACAATCACAATTAATTTTTGCATATGATATCCTTTTATCTTTTTTCATTCAAAATCGATATGTGAATATGTTAAAATGAGTTATTACATCATAACGGAGGATTAACACATGAACAATTTTGGTAAGGGTGTTTTAGCTGGAGTCGTGGGAACAGTGGCAGCAGCCATTGCGGCTGGTGTAGCATTCCATGAAGTAGCAGTTAAGCCGGTCGAAGAAGTTGAAGCTAAGTTCGACGAAACAGAATTCAAGTCAGCTCGTAAGGCTGCACATTCACACGGATCTCGCTACTAATCTAGCATCCATCTTAACATAAAACGGAGACAGCACCTGATGTGCCGTCTCCGTTTTTATTTTATCTTTTAAACCTTACACCATGTTAGTCTTTGTGCGACCAGTGTAGGCAGTGAATCCACCCTTTAGGATGTAGATGTCTGAGTAACCATCCTTCTTCAAGTCCTTGGCCAAGCGAGCCGCTTGTTGGACGTTACCATCGTACAAGAATACTGGCTTGTCCTTACGGATGGCGCTGTGGTTTTCCTTTAACATTGGGTACGCAATGTTACGTGCGCCCAATACGTGCTTCACCTTGAAAGCTCCTGCATCACGCAAGTCAATGATTTGTTGTCCACGACTTTGGTCTTCAAATTCTTCTGAAGTCAAAAGTGTCGCGTTCTTCTTAATCAATGAACGCATGTAAAAGTAGTTAAATCCTACCCAAGCTGCTGTTGCGATAAATAGTGCCAATAAAATATTTAACATTGTAAACCCCTTTAAATTCGATATTAATAAAAAAGTGCCCTAAGGCACTTTTCACTTTAATTAGCTTCGTTTTCAGCAGCTGCAGTTTGCAAAGCCAATGAAGCAGCTCCGTAAGCACCAGCATCATTTCCCAATTGAGCCAAACGCAATTCAGTTACATCGCGAGTAGTCTTGAAGGCGAAGTTTTGGAATTCCTTTTCAACACGTTCTAGCAAGAATGATCCTGCAGCTGAAACTCCACCACCGATAACGATCTTTGATGGGTTCAATGTGTTAGCCAAGTTAGCAGTTGCTAGTCCAAGGTAGTAAGCCACCTTGTTAACAACTTCGTTAGCCAAGAAATCGTTCTTCTTTGCTAGGTCAAAGACGATCTTTGATGTGACTTCATCACCGTTATCAACCATTTGCTTCAATTCTGAAGTTCCCATGTAGGCATCTGCCAAATCGTGGGCCAAGTGAACAACACCAGTTGCTGATGCGTATTGTTCCAAACATCCCTTGTTTCCACAAGTACATTGGTAACCGTATGGTTCAACGATAACGTGTCCAACTTCACCAGCTGCTCCTGATGTTCCGTGGATCAACTTACCTTCGTGGATCAATCCTCCACCAACACCAGTTCCAAGAGTCAAGAAGGCAACTTCAGGTTCGTTATCTCCGGCACCACGCCATTGTTCACCCAATGCAGCTGAGTTAGCATCGTTATCAATTGTAACCTTGAACCCAGTTCCAGCTTCGATTTCGTCACGAACTGGACGTGCTTCACGCCAGTTAAGGTTGAAGGCTCCTTGAACAGTTCCAGATGCTTGATCAACTGTTCCCGGTGTTCCCATTCCGATTCCAATCACACGTTCCTTGTCCAATTGGTACAAGTCCAAGTGGTGGTTCACTGATTCAACGATATCTGGCACGATGTGATTTCCATCATCCAAAATATTTGTCTTGATTGACCACTTTTGTTGGATTTCTCCTTCTGCAGTCATAATGGCAAACTTTACAGTAGTTCCACCCAAATCAATTCCAATTAACTTATCTTTAACCATGTCCATACCCTCATTAACATTTATTTTATGTAAACCCTTAAGCTATGTAAGGGTTTTCTTGTTACTCACAAGGGTCATTATATCTTAAAAAAAGCGGAAATAAAAGGGCTTTCACGGTGAAATTATGCGTTAAATTCATATTTATTGTCTAAGCTTTAAATATCTTGACGATTTGCTTCAGCTTCGTGTTCATGTTGTAACACAAGTTTAATTCGCGCGTATTCTTCTGGTTGAATCAAACCAGCTCGTGCCATGTTATCAATTTCAATCGCCGCTAACTCAATATCCCATAAACGGTTCCCTAAATGTACGTAAATGTCATAACGCTTTAATAGATTTAAGACATCTAAGAACGTCTTCATCTGTGTCTCTTGCATTGATCTTCTCCTTAGTAAAAAATCCCATTTAAACGTGTCAAGACACCAAATACCAGCGCGCCTAGTATGATAGCTGTACTTACGTAAGCTAAGATTGTCGTTGTCTTAGATGACTTAAAAGTATTTTGCGCATAGCGGCTTTGAATCAAACCACCCGTTAAGGTCAATCCCATCAAGAAACCACCTACGTGGGCCCAGATACCAATTGAGGAATCGAATAAACTGAAGACGACATTCATCCCCACAAAAATAATCATCGTCTGCATTTGTTCCCGCCAGACACCCCGACGATTTTCTCGTAGTCCTAGATAGATAATCGCACCGACTAAGGTAAATGCGCCCCCAGATGCACCTAAACTAATCACAAGGACATTTCCTAGTAACATAGCAAATAAGTTACCGCCAATCACACCAACTAGAAATAACACGGCTAATTGAAGGGATCCTAGCGACATTTCTAATAGACGACCAATGAAATAAATGACTACCACATTTAACAACATATGTGTCAATGAGACGTGAATAAAGCCAGCCGTTAATAGCCGCCACCATTCATTTTGAGCGAATACTGCCGCCGGCACTAAACCACCAAAGTTGTACATAGTCGCCATATCAATGGTTAAGCTACCTGACCGTAGGGCTTCAGCTAAATAAATAACAACTAATAAAACACTCAAACCAACTGCCACTGGGACTTGTTTAAATTCTCGTTCAAAATTATGCATGTTCTGCTCCTATCACCAATACTTGTTTAACTCGTTGATCAAATTCGTCCACTTGCCAAATCGGCTCTTCAAAGTAAAAGGGGGCACTCACGATACCTAGCGTCGGCACCACTGGATACTTCATTAGTAAACGATCATAGTAACCACCACCAAAGCCAACTCGACTCCCATCACGACTAAAAGCCAATCCTGGGACGACAATTAAGTCGAGGTGATTGATGTCTGCTAACGTATCTCCTATTGGCTCCAACATGCCAAAACGATGTTCCTCATACTCAGTCGCTTCGGTAATCCGAATAAAGTTTAATTGACGTCCTGGTGCCACCTTAGGTAAATAGACTTCCTTCTTTTGTAACAAAGCCGTTTGAATCAATAACTGCGTTGGTAGCTCATTATTTTGTGCCAAGGTTAGTGCAATCTTTTCTGCTTCCTGCCAGTTTGGTAATACAGTCACCTTTTTGACCATTTCTTGCATTAAAGTAGCACGTATTGTTGAACTTTGTTGTTCGTAGAAGGCCTGAGCCTTTTTTCTAATCACTTGTTTCGTTTCCATCTTTGTTCGCCTCGTTTTCAGGATACAAAAAAACTGAATCATTTCTGATTCAGTTTAACATATCGTCTATTAGCGTGAAGATTTCACCTCTCAGAAATCTTACTTTTCATCGTTCTTTTGCTTGTCAGCACCAGTTTCTGGGTTAACACGCACATTCTTCCAGAACGCATCTAGAATTTCATTGGCGATTGTTTGGTTAACAATGGTTTCCATTTGTGCCGGCACTCCCGGAATGACAACTGACAAAGCAACGTCTTCACCTGGAACAAAGGCTACTAATGAGTAAGTTAGTGTACTTGCACCATTAGTAAATGTTTCTGCCGTACCTGTCTTAGCAAAGACCGTTGGCTTTTGCTTTTGCAATGGACGACCAGTCATAAATTTACTGCTTCCATTAACAACCTTGTCCATACCATCTAGAATCACTTGACGTTCGGCTGCCGTCCAGTTCACTGTCCCTAGTACTTCTGGCTGCATTGTTGTCGCAACACGATCTTGACGCCCGTTTTCACGGTGTTGAATTTGTTGTACCACACGCGGACGGATACGGTAACCACCATTGGCAATCGTTGAAACATATTGCGCTAATTGCATCGTCGTATACGTATCGTACTGACCGAATGATTCGTCTAACGCATTACCAATACGTTCACGGCTAGCTTCACCACGTACACCAGATGTTTCGCCTGGCAAATCAATTCCAGTCTTGACCCCCAAACCGAAGGCATTAAATCCTTGACGCATTGTCGTGAAAATTTCTGGATTCAAAGCTCCCAAGTCCATTCCAGCAGAGTAATTTAATCCACCCATCTTCAGCATCAATTGCATCACATACGAGTTAGAAGATACCATCAAGGCATCTGACCCGGTCAACGGAATTGAATTTTCACCATTCTTGTTAAACCATGATGACTTAGATGCTGTTCCAGCAATTTCAATCGGCCTATCGACAAATGTATTATTCTTTGGGGTAATTGTCTTCGTCAACAAACCTTGTGTAATCAAGGCGGGCTTAACAACAGATCCAACAACCGCAGAACTATTAATCGTTGCCATCGCATCATCTTGCGACTTTCCATTTGAATTAGTAATTCCGTTCATCGCATAGATTCCACCCGTTGATGGATTCATTACAACTGAGTAAGCACCTTGAGTTGTCCCACCAGGCATGTTTTTACGTAGAATCTTTTGCACTTCTGATTGGAACTTTGAGTTGATTGACAACGTCATATTATCCCCAGATTGACCAGCGAAACGGACCTTTTCAGTATTTTCACCTTCTGAGTTTTGCGTCACTTCAACTTCACGCTTCGTTCCACGCAATGCGTCTTCATAAAACATTTCTAGGTTAGAGGTTCCAACAGAATCATCTCGTGAGTATCCTTCTGTTAGCATTTGGTTAACGCGATCTTCAGGTAGTCCCGTTGTAGACGTTGAGACACGTCCTAAGATTGACGCCATCAAATCATCATCTTTCACCCCTTGGCGCTTGTAGTATAGTCCAACACGCACACCAGGCAATAGGGCTTGACGTTCCCCAATACTAGCAATTTCCTCACTGGTAACGTCATCTTCCTTCAAGTAAACCGTTGATAGCGCGTACGCATTCAGCATCTTTTGGAAAATCATGGCATTGTTCTTTTGTTGATCACTCAATTTAACAATGTCTGGATTAGCATTCACATATGTCTTTAACGCTTCCACGTATGGGTCAGTTCCAGGTGCCTTAGTCGTACCACTTAATTCGGCTACTTGCTTTTGATTATCTTTATCTTGCAAGAAGTACAAACGAACATTGGCATCTGACAAACGCTTTGTATCAATCTTCAAATGTTCCCCAACTGCATTCGCAATGGCATACATTTCTTTTTCCGTTACAAACTTTGGCTTTGTATACGTAATCGCTTGGTTTCCTTCGTTTGATACCAACTTACGCCCAGTACTGTCAAAGATCATGCCACGTTGGACACCAACTTGTTCGATACTCTTTTCAGCACTATTAACTTCATGTTTGTATTTTGCTGTATCTGTGATTTGTAAATTAGCTAATCGAATTGCCAACAATCCTAGCATCACAATGACAATTCCCATTAAAATATTTAGTCGCGCTGGGATACGTGATGAAGCCTGACGCTTCCCACGACTACCGCGTCGTTTTGGTGCTTGCATGGTTTTACCCCTTTAACTTGTTCTTCATGTAATGTTGCTATTGTAGCATAATTCAAGCGTCATTTTTATGTCCGTGCTCAATTCTTACTATTAAATATCATTTGCAGATGTGTTTTAATGGTATTAGTTATATTTCGTAGGAGGAAGATATTTTGGCCAGTTTAAATCCAATGCGTTGGCAACATAAAACACGTCTATTATGGCTTAGTTTTATGTTACCCGCGGTCTTTATGACCTTATATTTTGCCTACCGACAAATGGCCCCATTTGGGGACAATACCATCTTAACCGTTGACCTAGGCCAACAGTACATTGACTTTTTCGAGGCGTTTCGCACCGCCATCATCCATGACCCTAGTCAATTATTCTTTAACTTCAGTAAAGGATTAGGCGGCGAAATGTATGGCGATTGGGCTTATTACCTTTTAAGCCCCACTAATATTATTTTGTTATTTTTCCCAAATACATATTTACCGGCTGGTATTTTATGGCTAACCGTTATCAAGTATGGACTGGCCAGCTTAAGTTTTGGTTATGCACTTTATAAATTAAATTGGCAACGTAATTACGCTGTTCCTATTTTTGGCTTCGCCTATTCTCAGTGTGGTTGGTTCGTTGCCAATCAATTAAATGTCATTTGGCTTGATGCCGCCATTTTATTGCCGCTGATTATTTTAGGGATTGAATATCTATTTGATCATAGACCAGGTTGGTTCTATGTCATCACCCTAACCATGTGTATTATTTGTAACTACTACATGGCTTACATGGTTGGTCTCTTTGTTGTTTGTTATGTCTTTTGGCGTTTATTTGTCTATCAGTTAAGTTGGAATCAACGTTTTAGATTAGTCCGCCAATTTACAGCCTACACGTTAATTGCCATTGGGGTATCTGCGATTGTCTGGTTACCGACTGCCTACACGCTATTAGGCAGTAAAGGGCAATACATGTTGCAGAACCTAACATGGACCTTCCAATATATGCCACCCGATATCTTAGCTAAGTTTTTCGGTGGCACATTCAATTTCGATCAAATGCCTAGTGGTTTGCCAAATATTTTTGTTGGGTCAATTCCCCTGATTACCTTCTGGGCATGTTTAATAACGCGTAAGATTCGATGGCAAACTAAAGTAGCCACAGTTATTGT from Weissella ceti carries:
- a CDS encoding penicillin-binding transpeptidase domain-containing protein yields the protein MQAPKRRGSRGKRQASSRIPARLNILMGIVIVMLGLLAIRLANLQITDTAKYKHEVNSAEKSIEQVGVQRGMIFDSTGRKLVSNEGNQAITYTKPKFVTEKEMYAIANAVGEHLKIDTKRLSDANVRLYFLQDKDNQKQVAELSGTTKAPGTDPYVEALKTYVNANPDIVKLSDQQKNNAMIFQKMLNAYALSTVYLKEDDVTSEEIASIGERQALLPGVRVGLYYKRQGVKDDDLMASILGRVSTSTTGLPEDRVNQMLTEGYSRDDSVGTSNLEMFYEDALRGTKREVEVTQNSEGENTEKVRFAGQSGDNMTLSINSKFQSEVQKILRKNMPGGTTQGAYSVVMNPSTGGIYAMNGITNSNGKSQDDAMATINSSAVVGSVVKPALITQGLLTKTITPKNNTFVDRPIEIAGTASKSSWFNKNGENSIPLTGSDALMVSSNSYVMQLMLKMGGLNYSAGMDLGALNPEIFTTMRQGFNAFGLGVKTGIDLPGETSGVRGEASRERIGNALDESFGQYDTYTTMQLAQYVSTIANGGYRIRPRVVQQIQHRENGRQDRVATTMQPEVLGTVNWTAAERQVILDGMDKVVNGSSKFMTGRPLQKQKPTVFAKTGTAETFTNGASTLTYSLVAFVPGEDVALSVVIPGVPAQMETIVNQTIANEILDAFWKNVRVNPETGADKQKNDEK
- a CDS encoding 5-formyltetrahydrofolate cyclo-ligase — encoded protein: METKQVIRKKAQAFYEQQSSTIRATLMQEMVKKVTVLPNWQEAEKIALTLAQNNELPTQLLIQTALLQKKEVYLPKVAPGRQLNFIRITEATEYEEHRFGMLEPIGDTLADINHLDLIVVPGLAFSRDGSRVGFGGGYYDRLLMKYPVVPTLGIVSAPFYFEEPIWQVDEFDQRVKQVLVIGAEHA